A single genomic interval of Noviherbaspirillum saxi harbors:
- a CDS encoding class I adenylate-forming enzyme family protein — METDVGNAAVRQAAMLTIPELFRQQVKLNPARTALEDGRRSLTYAELDSRINRLVNALADAGVRHGDRVAILSENRIEYIELEMAAARLGAILACQNWRQADDELEHCIRLVSPRIVFVSERHAAALDRICHGVERIVVLESGYEALLGSASDQEPDCAGPPDPEDGLIILYTSGTTGLPKGALISQRAMVARTTVNRIDGLLKPGDTFIAWAPLFHMVSTDQCYGTLTTGGKVIVMDGLDVSALVAIVAREEIGHLTLIPGMVDRVIEEVRRTGIKAKGVRALGCMADLVPRDQIAQVTSLLQAPFVNSFGSTETGTPPASRGFMPIGVLPEKLSKEQNSNCIIRLVDEDDNEVSDGTPGEMAVRSPTLFSGYWGAPEATEKDFRNGWFHMGDVFVRNPDGTLDYVDRRKYLIKSGGENIYPAEIERVLLAHPGIADAAVVRRKDPHWGEVPVAFVVRTDASLTAEDIIGACRGRIAGYKLPKDVIFISEEEIPRSTTGKIKRHELEQALDGAIK, encoded by the coding sequence GTGGAGACCGATGTGGGCAATGCCGCCGTACGGCAGGCAGCCATGCTGACCATTCCCGAGTTGTTCAGGCAACAAGTCAAGCTGAATCCGGCGCGCACGGCATTGGAAGACGGTCGCCGTTCACTGACCTATGCGGAGCTGGACAGCCGCATCAACCGGCTGGTCAATGCACTGGCGGACGCTGGCGTGAGACATGGCGACAGGGTTGCGATCCTGTCCGAAAACCGCATCGAGTACATCGAACTGGAAATGGCAGCCGCCCGGCTCGGCGCGATCCTTGCCTGTCAGAACTGGCGCCAGGCGGACGACGAACTGGAGCACTGCATCCGTCTCGTCTCGCCGCGCATCGTCTTCGTGTCCGAGAGGCATGCGGCGGCGCTGGACCGCATCTGCCACGGCGTCGAACGCATTGTCGTCCTGGAAAGCGGCTACGAGGCCCTGCTGGGCAGCGCCTCGGACCAGGAACCGGACTGCGCCGGCCCGCCCGATCCGGAAGATGGCCTGATTATCCTGTACACCAGCGGCACCACCGGCCTGCCCAAGGGCGCGCTGATCAGCCAGCGGGCGATGGTCGCGCGCACCACCGTCAACCGGATCGACGGCTTGCTCAAGCCGGGCGACACCTTCATCGCCTGGGCGCCGCTGTTCCATATGGTGTCAACCGACCAGTGCTACGGCACGCTGACGACCGGCGGCAAGGTGATCGTGATGGACGGACTGGACGTATCCGCCCTCGTCGCCATTGTCGCGCGCGAGGAGATCGGCCACCTGACGCTGATCCCTGGCATGGTGGACCGCGTGATCGAAGAAGTCCGTCGCACCGGCATCAAGGCCAAGGGCGTGCGTGCGCTCGGCTGCATGGCCGACCTCGTGCCGCGCGACCAGATCGCACAGGTGACCAGCCTGCTGCAAGCACCCTTCGTCAATTCCTTCGGCTCCACCGAAACCGGAACGCCGCCCGCGAGCCGCGGTTTCATGCCAATCGGCGTACTCCCGGAAAAACTGTCCAAGGAACAGAACTCGAACTGCATCATCCGCCTGGTCGACGAAGACGACAACGAAGTGTCGGACGGCACGCCCGGCGAAATGGCGGTACGGTCACCGACGCTGTTCAGCGGCTACTGGGGCGCGCCGGAGGCGACCGAGAAGGATTTCCGCAACGGCTGGTTCCACATGGGCGACGTATTCGTACGCAACCCGGACGGCACGCTCGATTACGTCGACCGCCGCAAATACCTGATCAAGTCCGGCGGCGAAAATATTTACCCAGCCGAAATCGAACGCGTGCTGCTGGCGCATCCCGGCATCGCCGATGCGGCCGTGGTGCGCCGCAAGGATCCGCACTGGGGTGAGGTGCCGGTGGCATTCGTGGTCCGGACCGACGCCTCCCTTACCGCCGAAGACATCATCGGCGCCTGCCGGGGCAGGATCGCCGGTTACAAGCTGCCCAAGGACGTGATCTTTATCAGCGAAGAGGAAATCCCGCGCAGCACCACAGGCAAGATCAAGCGGCACGAACTAGAACAGGCGCTCGACGGCGCGATTAAGTAA
- a CDS encoding acetyl/propionyl/methylcrotonyl-CoA carboxylase subunit alpha produces MTTTTPFQKILIANRGEIALRVMRTAKTMGYRTVAVFSSADRLSRHVREADQAVYIGEALPAQSYLNIPAIIEAARRSGADAVHPGYGFLAENEDFAQACRDAGLVFIGPSPEAIIAMGNKAGAKKLMMEAGVPCIPGYQGDDQSEERLRVEAEKTGYPVMIKATAGGGGRGMRLVTKSADFVDALRSAKSEAQSAFGNPEVILERAIIKPRHIEIQVFADRHGNAIHLGERDCSVQRRHQKVVEEAPSPVVDADLRARMGATAVAAVKAIRYEGAGTLEFLLDADGNFFFMEMNTRLQVEHPVTESITGLDLVELQLRVASGESLPVRQEDVRFQGHSIEVRLCAEDATQSFMPQSGLMSLWQMPDGIRAEHGLESGAEISPYYDSMIAKLISYGSSRDEARRKLLAALEDTVALGVKTNQQFLASCLRHPVFAAGGATTAFIGEHSAELLQADADRDARAHALAAALLYATASESASVRTSNIAHRLPIAFRFEAEATECVASLTNLGDTGYSVEVGERIFDLQILAIDVNRARFSCNRIVESAVFTRAGSQLLLQYRGSSYRIQDLTRAAQARQGNGGGDGKIRAAMNGRVVAVHVAAGDLVKAGQPVITLDAMKMEHVHAATVTGRVKALNAGMGDQVSAYRVIAEIEPVEPAVANA; encoded by the coding sequence ATGACCACGACTACCCCATTCCAAAAGATCCTCATTGCCAACCGGGGCGAAATTGCGCTGCGTGTGATGCGCACCGCAAAAACCATGGGATACCGGACCGTTGCGGTGTTTTCCAGCGCGGATCGGTTAAGCCGGCATGTGCGCGAAGCCGACCAGGCTGTGTATATCGGCGAAGCACTTCCTGCGCAATCCTACCTGAACATCCCGGCGATCATTGAAGCGGCACGCCGCAGCGGCGCCGACGCGGTCCATCCCGGGTACGGGTTTCTCGCCGAGAACGAAGACTTCGCGCAGGCCTGTCGCGACGCGGGACTCGTCTTCATTGGGCCGTCGCCGGAAGCCATTATCGCCATGGGCAATAAGGCCGGCGCAAAGAAACTGATGATGGAAGCCGGCGTGCCCTGTATTCCCGGCTACCAGGGTGACGACCAGAGTGAAGAACGTTTGCGCGTCGAAGCAGAAAAAACCGGCTACCCGGTCATGATCAAAGCAACGGCTGGCGGTGGCGGTCGCGGCATGCGTCTGGTTACGAAGTCAGCTGACTTTGTCGATGCCCTGCGCAGCGCAAAGTCTGAAGCCCAAAGCGCATTCGGGAATCCGGAAGTCATTCTTGAACGCGCCATCATTAAGCCCCGTCACATCGAGATTCAGGTATTCGCCGACCGGCATGGCAACGCCATCCATCTTGGCGAGCGCGATTGCTCGGTTCAACGCCGCCATCAAAAGGTCGTGGAAGAAGCGCCGTCGCCGGTGGTTGATGCCGATCTGCGCGCACGTATGGGGGCAACCGCAGTGGCCGCGGTGAAGGCGATCCGTTACGAGGGCGCCGGGACTCTGGAGTTCCTGCTCGACGCGGACGGGAATTTCTTTTTCATGGAAATGAACACCCGTCTGCAGGTCGAGCACCCGGTGACGGAGTCGATTACCGGCCTGGATCTGGTCGAGCTACAGTTGCGTGTCGCTAGCGGCGAGTCGCTTCCTGTCAGGCAGGAAGACGTCCGCTTTCAGGGACACTCGATCGAGGTGCGCCTCTGCGCGGAAGATGCAACACAAAGCTTCATGCCACAGAGCGGCCTGATGAGTTTGTGGCAGATGCCGGACGGGATCAGGGCGGAGCATGGCCTGGAATCCGGCGCGGAAATTTCCCCGTATTACGATTCGATGATCGCCAAGCTGATCAGCTACGGATCGTCGCGTGATGAAGCGCGCCGGAAGCTGCTAGCTGCGCTGGAAGATACGGTTGCGCTCGGCGTGAAAACGAACCAGCAATTCCTCGCCAGTTGCCTGAGGCATCCGGTATTTGCGGCAGGCGGTGCAACAACGGCCTTCATTGGTGAACACAGCGCTGAGCTGTTGCAGGCCGATGCCGACCGTGACGCGCGTGCGCATGCGCTGGCTGCGGCCCTCCTCTACGCCACCGCCAGCGAGTCTGCCAGTGTCCGAACCAGCAATATCGCGCACCGTCTGCCGATTGCCTTCCGCTTCGAAGCGGAGGCAACGGAGTGCGTCGCCAGCTTAACCAATCTGGGCGATACCGGCTATTCGGTCGAAGTCGGCGAACGCATCTTCGACTTGCAGATCCTCGCAATCGATGTCAACCGGGCACGTTTTTCCTGCAATCGAATCGTGGAAAGTGCTGTATTTACGCGCGCCGGCAGCCAACTGCTGCTGCAGTACCGTGGCAGCTCCTATCGCATTCAGGACCTGACTCGCGCCGCGCAGGCGCGCCAGGGGAACGGTGGAGGTGATGGCAAGATCCGCGCTGCGATGAATGGCCGCGTGGTGGCGGTGCATGTTGCCGCGGGGGATTTGGTGAAGGCCGGTCAGCCGGTGATCACACTTGATGCGATGAAGATGGAGCATGTGCATGCAGCAACCGTTACGGGCCGGGTCAAGGCGTTAAATGCAGGAATGGGAGACCAGGTGTCAGCCTACCGCGTCATCGCTGAAATTGAACCGGTGGAGCCTGCGGTGGCCAATGCCTGA
- a CDS encoding branched-chain amino acid ABC transporter substrate-binding protein: MSILPYRIKLACASGALAIANGAFADTIRIAYIDPLSGAFATTGHNVLKSWQMIAEIANKEKWAGEHTFEIVGFDNKASPQETLAVLKTVVDQGFRYVAQGFGSGAGLALIDAINKHNERNPGKEVVYLNTSAGDPDMTNSKCSFWHFRLDAHAEMRMEALTSFIEKDKNIKKVYLINPNYAFGQQVSRVAKENLKRKRPDIQIVGDDLHPFGQVKDFTPYIAKIATSGADVVITGNAGADLSLLIKAAKEVNLNTSLFTYFASSPGIPAAIGSAGANHVKSIPYWHPNNETFAGKEIVEAFKKRYNDDFFSSATYAGITLLSKAVKQAKSTDPIKVAFAMEGMKVASLNGEVEMRKDDHQLQQPLYMVTWVKTNGKDVRYDAENTGYGWRTDSKIDTYVAALPTSCRMKRPGM; the protein is encoded by the coding sequence ATGTCGATCCTCCCTTACCGCATCAAGCTGGCATGCGCCTCAGGCGCGCTCGCCATCGCCAACGGCGCGTTCGCAGACACCATCCGCATTGCGTACATCGATCCACTGTCCGGCGCGTTTGCCACGACCGGACATAACGTGCTCAAGAGCTGGCAGATGATCGCGGAAATCGCGAACAAGGAGAAATGGGCGGGAGAACACACTTTCGAGATCGTCGGCTTCGACAACAAGGCCAGCCCGCAGGAAACGCTGGCCGTCCTCAAGACCGTCGTCGACCAGGGCTTCCGCTACGTCGCGCAAGGCTTCGGCTCCGGCGCCGGCCTGGCGCTGATCGACGCCATCAACAAGCACAACGAACGCAATCCGGGCAAGGAAGTGGTGTACCTGAACACCTCTGCCGGCGATCCCGACATGACCAACAGCAAATGCAGTTTCTGGCATTTCCGTCTCGACGCGCACGCCGAAATGCGCATGGAAGCCCTCACCTCCTTCATCGAGAAGGACAAGAACATCAAGAAGGTATACTTGATCAACCCGAACTACGCGTTCGGCCAGCAGGTCTCGCGCGTGGCAAAGGAAAACCTGAAACGCAAGCGCCCCGATATCCAGATCGTCGGCGACGACCTGCATCCGTTCGGACAGGTGAAGGACTTCACGCCCTATATTGCAAAGATCGCGACGTCCGGCGCCGACGTCGTCATTACCGGCAATGCGGGCGCGGACCTCTCGCTGCTGATCAAGGCGGCCAAGGAAGTCAACCTCAACACCAGTCTCTTCACCTATTTCGCCAGCAGCCCCGGCATTCCCGCCGCGATCGGATCGGCGGGCGCCAACCATGTGAAGTCGATTCCGTACTGGCATCCGAACAATGAAACCTTCGCGGGCAAGGAAATCGTCGAGGCATTCAAGAAGCGGTACAACGACGATTTCTTCTCGTCGGCCACCTACGCAGGCATTACCCTGCTCTCGAAAGCCGTCAAGCAGGCGAAGTCCACCGACCCGATCAAGGTCGCCTTCGCCATGGAAGGCATGAAGGTAGCCAGCCTCAACGGCGAAGTGGAAATGCGCAAGGACGACCATCAGCTGCAGCAGCCGCTGTACATGGTCACATGGGTGAAGACCAACGGCAAGGATGTGCGCTACGACGCCGAGAACACCGGCTACGGCTGGAGGACGGACAGCAAGATCGACACCTACGTGGCGGCCTTGCCGACTTCCTGCCGGATGAAGCGTCCGGGAATGTGA
- a CDS encoding SDR family oxidoreductase: MQLDFDFSGKHVVVFGGTTGINFGIAQAFSRQGAMVTVASRRQENVDAARAELEKSGGRVFGVCADVRDFDAVGKAFDEAAQRLGPIDVLVSGAAGNFLCEAKDMSSNGFRVVIDIDLVGTFHVLRHAYRHLRKPGASVINITAPQSFVPMRYQAHAGAAKAGVDQLTRTLALEWGADGIRMNSISPGPIDGTEGFRKLMARDEQERERATAAVPLKRIGTVDDIANLALFLGSPYAGYISGALIPCDGGGALESVKPPLEAAGAALINEARKAH; the protein is encoded by the coding sequence TTGCAGCTCGATTTTGACTTCAGTGGCAAGCACGTCGTCGTGTTTGGCGGAACGACGGGCATCAATTTCGGCATTGCTCAGGCATTTTCCCGGCAGGGCGCCATGGTCACCGTCGCCAGCCGCAGACAAGAAAATGTCGATGCCGCCCGTGCCGAGCTGGAGAAGTCCGGCGGGCGCGTGTTCGGCGTGTGCGCAGATGTGCGTGACTTCGATGCAGTTGGAAAAGCTTTTGATGAGGCCGCGCAGCGGCTTGGCCCCATCGATGTTCTGGTATCCGGCGCGGCGGGTAACTTCCTGTGCGAAGCCAAAGACATGTCGTCAAACGGTTTCCGCGTGGTGATCGACATCGATTTGGTGGGAACTTTCCACGTCCTTCGTCACGCCTATCGCCATTTGCGCAAACCGGGTGCGTCCGTGATCAACATCACCGCGCCGCAGTCATTCGTCCCCATGCGTTATCAGGCGCATGCGGGCGCAGCAAAGGCCGGCGTTGACCAACTGACCCGTACGCTCGCCTTGGAGTGGGGGGCAGACGGCATCCGGATGAACTCGATTTCCCCCGGGCCGATCGATGGGACTGAGGGGTTTAGAAAACTGATGGCACGCGACGAGCAGGAGCGGGAAAGGGCAACCGCCGCCGTCCCCTTGAAACGGATTGGCACGGTGGACGATATTGCCAACCTGGCGCTGTTTCTTGGGTCTCCCTACGCCGGCTATATCTCCGGCGCGTTGATCCCCTGTGATGGCGGCGGCGCCCTGGAAAGCGTGAAGCCGCCGCTCGAAGCCGCCGGAGCGGCATTAATTAACGAAGCCAGAAAAGCACATTGA
- a CDS encoding electron transfer flavoprotein subunit beta/FixA family protein — protein MKVLVPVKRVVDYNVKVRVKSDGSGVDIASVKMSMNPFDEIAVEEATRLKERGKVTEVVAVSAGVAQCQETLRTAMAIGADRGILVETDVELQPLAVAKLIKAIADKEQPQLVILGKQAIDDDCNQTGQMLAALLGWPQATFASKVTIEDGKATVTREVDGGLETVALQLPAIVTTDLRLNEPRYVTLPNIMKAKKKPLETLRPADLGVDVAPRLKTLQVTEPPRRAAGIVVKSINELVSRLRNEAKVV, from the coding sequence ATGAAAGTTCTAGTACCCGTCAAACGCGTGGTGGACTACAACGTCAAGGTACGCGTGAAGTCCGACGGCAGTGGTGTGGATATCGCCAGCGTCAAGATGTCGATGAACCCCTTTGACGAGATCGCCGTCGAAGAAGCGACCCGCCTGAAAGAACGCGGCAAGGTCACCGAAGTCGTGGCTGTGTCTGCCGGCGTCGCCCAGTGCCAGGAGACGCTGCGCACCGCCATGGCGATTGGCGCCGACCGCGGCATCCTGGTCGAAACCGATGTCGAACTGCAGCCGCTGGCCGTGGCCAAGCTCATCAAAGCCATCGCCGACAAGGAACAACCGCAACTGGTCATCCTCGGCAAGCAGGCGATTGACGACGACTGCAACCAGACCGGCCAGATGCTCGCCGCTTTGCTGGGCTGGCCGCAGGCGACCTTCGCGTCCAAGGTCACTATCGAAGACGGCAAGGCCACCGTCACCCGTGAAGTCGACGGCGGACTGGAAACCGTGGCGCTGCAACTGCCGGCGATTGTCACCACCGACCTGCGCCTGAACGAGCCGCGCTACGTTACCTTGCCCAACATCATGAAAGCCAAGAAGAAGCCGCTGGAAACGCTCAGGCCGGCTGACCTGGGTGTAGATGTGGCGCCGCGCCTGAAGACCTTACAAGTGACCGAGCCGCCCAGGCGCGCCGCCGGCATCGTGGTCAAGAGCATCAATGAGCTGGTCTCCAGGCTCAGGAACGAAGCCAAGGTCGTCTGA
- a CDS encoding FAD-binding protein: MSMVSLIEQYGLREAMEYDVVIVGGGPAGLSAAIRLKQLAADKAAKSAPNPSFRLNLTFSFNDILKSTS, from the coding sequence ATGAGCATGGTTTCATTGATTGAACAGTACGGCCTACGTGAAGCGATGGAATACGATGTGGTCATCGTGGGCGGCGGCCCGGCCGGCCTGTCGGCCGCGATTCGCCTCAAGCAGTTGGCCGCCGACAAGGCAGCGAAATCGGCGCCCAACCCAAGCTTTCGCCTAAACTTGACATTTTCTTTTAATGACATCTTGAAATCCACGTCCTAA
- a CDS encoding enoyl-CoA hydratase/isomerase family protein — MENLAVLLEKRGSAFWITLNRPDKRNAINQDVIDGIGNGIRQAHDDPEVRAIVLTAAGDKAFCAGGDLQPGKGFAFDYAKPNVAYADLLRQAKNATLPIIARVNGTCMAGGMGLLCMADMAVAADTVLFGLPEVKIGVFPMQVLSLLQDLVPQRIVREWCITGEPFDAAIALQHGLVNHIVPASELDVKTQWLLDRITDKSPTAIRRGKYAMRALGAMSFDEGIAYTESQIALLALTEDAREGLAAFNDKRKPAWTGR; from the coding sequence ATGGAGAATTTAGCAGTACTGCTGGAAAAACGAGGATCGGCGTTCTGGATCACATTGAACCGGCCCGACAAGCGCAATGCGATTAACCAGGATGTCATCGATGGCATCGGTAATGGAATCCGCCAAGCGCACGACGACCCCGAAGTTCGGGCGATCGTGCTGACCGCGGCGGGGGATAAAGCGTTCTGCGCCGGCGGTGACCTGCAGCCCGGCAAAGGCTTTGCGTTTGATTATGCAAAACCGAATGTCGCCTATGCAGACCTGCTACGGCAGGCAAAGAATGCGACGCTGCCCATCATTGCGCGCGTCAACGGAACTTGCATGGCCGGCGGCATGGGCCTGCTGTGCATGGCGGACATGGCCGTTGCCGCCGACACCGTGCTGTTCGGCTTGCCCGAGGTGAAGATCGGTGTGTTCCCGATGCAAGTCCTGAGCCTGCTGCAGGATCTCGTACCGCAGCGGATCGTCAGAGAGTGGTGCATTACAGGTGAACCGTTCGATGCGGCCATCGCGCTGCAGCATGGACTGGTCAACCACATCGTGCCGGCCAGCGAACTCGACGTCAAGACGCAATGGTTGCTGGATCGCATCACCGACAAATCACCGACGGCTATCCGCCGCGGCAAGTACGCCATGCGTGCGCTGGGCGCGATGTCCTTCGACGAAGGTATTGCCTATACGGAAAGCCAGATCGCGTTGCTGGCGTTGACCGAAGACGCCAGGGAAGGGCTTGCCGCCTTTAACGATAAGCGTAAACCGGCCTGGACTGGCCGCTGA
- a CDS encoding electron transfer flavoprotein subunit alpha/FixB family protein: MTALVIAEHDNASLKGSTLHTITAAAQCGGDVHVLIAGANCGAVAEAASKIAGVAKVLVADAAHFAEGLAENVAEQALAIASAYAHILAPATAYGKNILPRVAAKLDVGQMSEITKVISADTFERPFYAGNAIATVQSADPVKVITVRTTGFDAAATGGNAAVETLTAAADAGKSAFVSREVAKSDRPELTAAKVIVSGGRGMGSSDNFKILEPLADKLGAAMGASRAAVDAGFVPNDWQVGQTGKIVAPQLYIAVGISGAIQHLAGMKDSKTIVAINKDPDAPIFSVADYGIVGDLFELVPQLVNELG, from the coding sequence ATGACTGCACTCGTCATTGCTGAACACGACAATGCTTCCCTCAAGGGCAGCACCCTCCACACCATCACCGCGGCCGCCCAGTGCGGCGGCGACGTCCATGTCCTCATCGCCGGTGCCAACTGCGGCGCGGTAGCTGAAGCCGCATCCAAGATCGCTGGCGTGGCCAAGGTCTTGGTCGCCGATGCCGCGCATTTTGCCGAAGGCCTGGCCGAGAATGTCGCCGAACAGGCACTCGCGATCGCTTCCGCGTACGCGCACATCCTGGCGCCGGCCACCGCGTATGGCAAGAACATCCTGCCGCGCGTAGCCGCCAAACTGGACGTTGGGCAAATGTCAGAAATCACCAAGGTGATCTCGGCCGACACGTTCGAGCGTCCGTTCTATGCGGGTAATGCCATTGCCACCGTGCAGTCGGCTGATCCGGTCAAGGTCATCACTGTGCGTACCACCGGCTTCGATGCGGCAGCCACCGGCGGTAACGCGGCAGTGGAAACCCTCACTGCAGCCGCTGATGCCGGCAAGTCGGCTTTCGTGTCGCGCGAAGTGGCCAAGTCCGACCGTCCGGAACTGACCGCCGCCAAGGTGATCGTGTCCGGTGGCCGCGGCATGGGTTCAAGCGACAACTTCAAGATCCTGGAGCCGCTGGCCGACAAGCTGGGTGCCGCCATGGGGGCGTCGCGCGCAGCGGTCGATGCGGGCTTTGTCCCGAACGACTGGCAGGTCGGCCAGACCGGCAAGATCGTGGCACCGCAGCTGTATATCGCGGTCGGTATTTCCGGTGCGATCCAGCATCTGGCCGGCATGAAGGATTCGAAGACCATCGTGGCGATCAACAAGGATCCGGACGCGCCAATCTTCTCGGTGGCGGATTACGGCATCGTAGGCGACTTATTCGAGCTTGTGCCGCAGCTGGTCAACGAGCTTGGATGA
- a CDS encoding acyclic terpene utilization AtuA family protein, whose product MTASKKKVVRIGGASGFWGDSSVGAPQLVFGAEIDYLVFDYLAELTMAILASARAKKPELGYATDFIDVAMKSVLPEVAKRGIKVVTNAGGINPRGCADALARMAQDMGISLTIAVVEGDDVSALVPALREAGQKDMFTGGALPERILSANAYLGAFPVAAALRAGADVVITGRCVDSAVTLGPLIHEFGWQETDYDMLAAGSLAGHIIECGCQATGGVHTDWEAVPDWANIGYPVIECYGDGRFVVTKPQGTGGSVIVAGVAEQLLYEIGDPAAYMLPDVVCDFREVRMLQEDDNRVLVSGARGLPPSDSYKVSATYMDGYRCNGTMVIVGIDAVAKAKRTGHAIIERTQAIFRKLGLSDYTATHVEVIGAESLYGPHSRVTHAREVMMRVAVNHPMKPALDIFAREIAPAGTSWSPGTTGPALARPSASPLIKQFSFTLPKRQVPVNIGLNGESRPVEIATEGGYQPQAASSAPEPGPVPVVADAVMVPLVRLAYGRSGDKGNISNIGIIARKPEYLAIILEQLTPAVVKEYFAHLVKGRVERFLVPGLNACNFLLHDALDGGGTASMRMDPLGKGMAQILLDIPVPVPRALAAGL is encoded by the coding sequence ATGACAGCTTCAAAGAAAAAGGTCGTACGGATCGGTGGTGCGTCAGGATTTTGGGGGGACAGTTCGGTCGGTGCGCCACAACTGGTCTTCGGGGCGGAGATCGATTACCTGGTATTTGACTATCTTGCCGAACTGACGATGGCCATTCTCGCTTCTGCCCGCGCCAAAAAGCCGGAACTTGGCTACGCGACAGATTTTATTGACGTTGCGATGAAGAGTGTCCTGCCCGAGGTCGCAAAGCGGGGCATCAAGGTGGTCACCAACGCCGGTGGTATCAATCCGCGCGGCTGCGCCGATGCTCTCGCGCGCATGGCTCAGGACATGGGCATCAGCCTGACGATCGCTGTCGTAGAAGGTGACGACGTCAGTGCGCTGGTACCCGCACTGCGGGAGGCGGGACAGAAGGATATGTTCACCGGGGGCGCGCTACCCGAACGCATCCTGAGTGCCAATGCTTATCTCGGCGCCTTCCCGGTTGCGGCAGCACTGCGCGCCGGGGCAGACGTGGTGATTACCGGCCGCTGCGTCGATAGTGCCGTCACGCTCGGTCCATTGATCCATGAATTCGGTTGGCAGGAGACCGATTACGACATGCTGGCGGCCGGAAGCCTCGCAGGGCATATCATCGAATGCGGATGCCAGGCTACTGGCGGCGTGCACACCGACTGGGAAGCTGTTCCCGACTGGGCCAACATCGGTTATCCAGTGATTGAATGCTATGGCGATGGCCGGTTTGTCGTTACTAAGCCGCAGGGAACGGGCGGCAGTGTCATTGTCGCCGGAGTCGCAGAGCAACTTCTGTATGAGATCGGTGATCCAGCTGCGTATATGTTGCCAGACGTGGTCTGCGATTTCCGCGAGGTACGCATGCTCCAGGAAGACGATAACCGCGTCCTTGTCTCCGGTGCGCGCGGCCTGCCACCGAGCGACTCCTACAAGGTATCGGCCACGTACATGGACGGCTACCGCTGCAATGGGACGATGGTCATCGTCGGCATTGACGCGGTAGCGAAAGCCAAGCGCACGGGGCACGCCATCATTGAGCGTACTCAGGCGATCTTCAGGAAACTTGGGCTGTCTGACTATACCGCGACGCACGTCGAGGTGATCGGCGCGGAAAGTCTCTATGGGCCGCATTCGCGCGTGACGCATGCCAGGGAAGTGATGATGCGCGTCGCGGTCAACCATCCGATGAAGCCGGCGCTGGACATTTTTGCCCGGGAAATCGCACCTGCCGGCACGTCGTGGTCGCCAGGAACGACCGGGCCGGCACTGGCCCGCCCTTCCGCATCGCCACTGATCAAGCAGTTTTCCTTTACGCTGCCGAAACGGCAGGTCCCAGTCAACATTGGGCTCAACGGCGAGTCACGGCCGGTGGAGATTGCGACGGAAGGTGGCTACCAGCCGCAGGCCGCCTCATCTGCCCCCGAGCCTGGTCCGGTACCGGTTGTGGCCGATGCAGTGATGGTGCCACTGGTCAGGCTCGCGTATGGACGCAGCGGCGACAAAGGCAATATTTCCAATATCGGCATCATCGCCCGCAAGCCGGAGTACCTTGCCATCATCCTGGAGCAGCTCACGCCGGCCGTCGTCAAGGAATACTTTGCCCACCTCGTGAAAGGACGCGTCGAACGCTTCTTAGTACCCGGCCTTAATGCTTGCAACTTTCTCTTGCATGATGCGCTGGACGGAGGCGGTACAGCGTCGATGCGCATGGATCCCCTGGGCAAGGGAATGGCCCAGATACTGCTCGACATTCCAGTGCCGGTCCCCCGCGCGCTGGCAGCCGGACTTTAA